One genomic region from Streptomyces sp. Li-HN-5-11 encodes:
- a CDS encoding glycosyltransferase — translation MSRADDRSAGPAYAVVIPTLARDTLADCLAALAAATGPRPEEIVLVDDRPEPEPDALEHPLSVLGDLRARTTVLTSGGRGPAAARNTGLRAVTTPWVAFLDDDVQVGPHWCDQLAQDLAEASPDTGAVQGVIAVPLPGERRPTDWERATAGLARARWITADMAYRTDALKQVSGFDERFRRAFREDADLALRVLDAGWRIRQGRRTTRHPVRPADRWVSLRAQRGNADDALMLRLHGPDWWAKAVAPRGRIRGHLAVTAAGAAACALAAAGRPRAAAVAALGWAVGTAEFAWSRISPGPRTRHEVTTMAATSVLIPPAATWHWLSGLWRHRAAPAWQEVAP, via the coding sequence ATGAGCCGCGCCGACGACCGGTCCGCCGGGCCCGCCTACGCAGTGGTGATCCCCACCCTCGCCCGGGACACGCTGGCCGACTGCCTGGCCGCGCTCGCCGCCGCGACCGGGCCGCGCCCGGAGGAGATCGTCCTCGTCGACGACCGGCCCGAGCCCGAACCGGACGCGCTGGAACACCCGTTGAGCGTGCTGGGCGACCTGCGGGCCCGCACCACCGTGCTCACCAGCGGCGGACGCGGCCCCGCCGCCGCCCGCAACACCGGGCTGCGGGCGGTCACCACGCCCTGGGTGGCCTTCCTCGACGACGACGTCCAGGTCGGCCCGCACTGGTGCGACCAGCTCGCCCAGGACCTGGCCGAGGCGAGCCCCGACACCGGCGCCGTCCAGGGCGTGATCGCCGTGCCCCTGCCCGGCGAGCGCCGCCCCACCGACTGGGAACGCGCCACCGCGGGACTGGCCCGGGCCCGCTGGATCACCGCCGACATGGCCTACCGCACGGACGCGCTCAAGCAGGTGTCCGGCTTCGACGAACGCTTCCGGCGCGCCTTCCGCGAGGACGCCGACCTCGCGCTGCGCGTCCTCGACGCCGGGTGGCGCATCCGGCAGGGCCGCCGCACCACCCGCCACCCCGTGCGGCCCGCCGACCGCTGGGTGTCCCTGCGCGCCCAGCGCGGCAACGCCGACGACGCCCTCATGCTGCGCCTGCACGGCCCCGACTGGTGGGCGAAGGCGGTGGCGCCGCGCGGCCGCATCCGCGGCCACCTCGCCGTCACCGCCGCGGGCGCCGCCGCCTGCGCCCTGGCCGCGGCCGGCCGGCCACGGGCCGCCGCCGTCGCCGCGCTCGGCTGGGCGGTGGGCACCGCCGAGTTCGCCTGGTCGCGGATCTCGCCCGGGCCGCGCACCCGGCACGAGGTGACCACCATGGCCGCCACCAGCGTCCTCATCCCGCCCGCCGCCACCTGGCACTGGCTGAGCGGACTGTGGCGGCACCGGGCCGCGCCCGCCTGGCAGGAGGTGGCCCCGTGA
- a CDS encoding HAD family hydrolase, which produces MNPVRAVLFDRDGTLVEDVPYNGDPERVRPVAGAREAVRLLREKGIGTGVVTNQSGVARGMISAADVRRVNERVDELLGPFDVWAVCPHGPDDGCRCRKPRPGMILWAAGRMCTEPSRIVVIGDIGADMEAARRAGAHGMLVPTPVTRPEETAAARHVARDLLTAVRAVLAGPPWGSVLADERPIEAAYRQPGPAAPADRAAPAGCVRPGHRAASGGRAPGPRTRPAHDDGRRPR; this is translated from the coding sequence GTGAACCCCGTCAGGGCCGTGCTGTTCGACCGTGACGGCACCCTCGTCGAGGACGTCCCCTACAACGGCGACCCCGAGCGGGTCCGCCCGGTCGCCGGTGCCCGCGAGGCGGTCCGGCTGCTGCGGGAGAAGGGCATCGGCACCGGCGTCGTCACCAACCAGTCGGGGGTCGCCCGCGGGATGATCTCCGCCGCGGACGTGCGCCGCGTCAACGAGCGCGTCGACGAACTGCTCGGCCCCTTCGACGTGTGGGCCGTCTGCCCGCACGGCCCCGACGACGGCTGCCGGTGCCGCAAGCCCCGACCGGGAATGATCCTCTGGGCGGCCGGACGGATGTGCACCGAACCCTCCCGCATCGTCGTGATCGGCGACATCGGCGCCGACATGGAGGCCGCGCGCAGGGCAGGCGCCCACGGCATGCTCGTCCCCACCCCGGTCACCCGCCCGGAGGAGACCGCCGCCGCCCGCCACGTGGCCCGCGATCTGCTGACCGCCGTGCGCGCCGTGCTGGCCGGCCCGCCGTGGGGCAGCGTCCTGGCCGACGAACGCCCCATCGAGGCCGCGTACCGGCAGCCGGGACCCGCCGCGCCGGCCGATCGCGCCGCGCCGGCCGGCTGCGTCAGGCCGGGCCATCGGGCCGCGTCCGGGGGCCGGGCGCCCGGCCCCCGGACGCGGCCCGCCCACGACGACGGCCGGAGGCCACGATGA
- a CDS encoding glycosyltransferase family 9 protein encodes MKALVTRLDSFGDVLLAGPAVRAVAARADSVTLLCGPRGEPAARLLPGVDDVLVWDAPWAGFEPPPVDRGEIEALLDAVDADTALVLTSFHQSPLPTALLLRMAGVRRIAADSVDYPGSLLDVRHQRAPHAHEAEAALDLAEAAGFPRPDDGRLRVLPPPDTAGLTGREPYVVLHPGASVPARAWSPERCAQAVRELAAAGHKVVVTGGPGEKDLTARVSGGRGLDLGGRTGARELAGVLAGAQAVVTGNTGPAHLAAAVGTPVVSLFAPVVPAERWRPYGVPYVLLGDQRAPCADSRARHCPIPGHPCLESVTAHDVLAAVEKVMQA; translated from the coding sequence ATGAAGGCTCTCGTCACCCGTCTCGACAGCTTCGGCGACGTGCTGCTCGCCGGGCCCGCCGTGCGCGCCGTCGCCGCCCGCGCCGACTCGGTCACCCTGCTGTGCGGCCCGCGCGGCGAGCCCGCCGCGCGGCTGCTGCCCGGGGTGGACGACGTGCTCGTCTGGGACGCCCCCTGGGCCGGGTTCGAGCCGCCGCCCGTGGACCGCGGGGAGATCGAGGCCCTGCTCGACGCCGTCGACGCCGACACCGCCCTCGTCCTGACCTCCTTCCACCAGTCCCCGCTTCCCACCGCCCTGCTGCTGCGGATGGCCGGGGTGCGCCGGATCGCCGCGGACAGCGTGGACTACCCCGGTTCCCTGCTCGACGTGCGCCACCAGCGCGCCCCGCACGCCCACGAGGCCGAGGCCGCGCTCGACCTCGCCGAGGCCGCGGGCTTCCCGCGCCCCGACGACGGACGGCTGCGGGTGCTGCCCCCGCCGGACACCGCCGGCCTGACCGGCCGGGAGCCGTACGTCGTGCTGCACCCCGGGGCGAGCGTCCCCGCCCGCGCCTGGAGCCCCGAGCGCTGCGCGCAGGCCGTACGGGAACTCGCCGCGGCCGGGCACAAGGTCGTCGTCACCGGCGGCCCGGGCGAGAAGGACCTGACCGCGCGGGTGTCCGGCGGCCGCGGACTCGACCTCGGCGGCCGCACCGGAGCCAGGGAACTCGCCGGCGTGCTGGCCGGCGCCCAGGCCGTCGTCACCGGCAACACCGGCCCCGCACACCTCGCCGCCGCCGTCGGCACCCCCGTCGTGTCCCTGTTCGCGCCCGTCGTGCCCGCCGAGCGCTGGCGCCCGTACGGAGTGCCGTACGTCCTGCTCGGCGACCAGCGCGCCCCCTGCGCCGACAGCCGTGCCCGGCACTGCCCCATCCCGGGCCACCCCTGTCTGGAGTCGGTGACCGCGCACGACGTGCTCGCCGCCGTGGAGAAGGTGATGCAGGCGTGA
- a CDS encoding glycosyltransferase, translating into MRILIWHVHGAWTTAFVQGPHTYIVPVTPDRGPDGLGRARTFDWPESVVELPPEDLRDAGIDLVVLQRPHEYDLVRRWLGRRPPMVYLEHNAPDGDVPHTRHPVADLPGDVPLVHVTHFNRLMWDAAGAETAVIEHGIVDPGPLWTGEVPHAAVVVNEPVRRGRTTGTDLLPAFAEAAPLDVFGMRTDGLSRHLGLPPERCRTHELAQRELHLAMARRRLYLHPVRWTSLGLSLLEAMHLGMPVVALATTEVTEAVPPGAGVVSNRIDVLTDAVRDFVADPLHARMVGEGARAAALARYGLPRFLDDWERLLKEVTR; encoded by the coding sequence GTGAGGATCCTCATCTGGCACGTGCACGGCGCCTGGACGACCGCGTTCGTCCAGGGCCCGCACACCTACATCGTGCCCGTCACCCCCGACCGCGGGCCCGACGGCCTCGGCCGCGCCCGCACCTTCGACTGGCCCGAGTCGGTGGTCGAACTCCCGCCGGAGGACCTGCGGGACGCCGGCATCGACCTCGTCGTGCTGCAACGGCCCCACGAGTACGACCTCGTGCGCCGGTGGCTGGGCCGCCGCCCGCCCATGGTGTACCTGGAGCACAACGCCCCCGACGGCGACGTCCCCCACACCCGGCACCCGGTCGCCGACCTGCCCGGCGACGTGCCGCTCGTCCACGTCACCCACTTCAACCGCCTGATGTGGGACGCCGCCGGCGCCGAGACCGCCGTCATCGAGCACGGCATCGTCGACCCCGGCCCGCTGTGGACCGGCGAGGTGCCGCACGCCGCCGTCGTCGTCAACGAGCCGGTCCGGCGCGGCCGTACGACCGGTACGGACCTGCTGCCGGCCTTCGCCGAGGCCGCCCCGCTCGACGTGTTCGGCATGAGGACCGACGGCCTTTCCCGCCACCTCGGCCTGCCGCCCGAGCGGTGCCGCACCCACGAACTCGCCCAGCGCGAACTGCACCTGGCGATGGCCCGGCGCCGCCTCTACCTCCACCCCGTCCGCTGGACCTCCCTCGGACTGTCCCTGCTGGAGGCGATGCACCTGGGCATGCCCGTGGTCGCCCTCGCCACCACCGAGGTCACCGAGGCGGTGCCCCCGGGAGCCGGGGTGGTCTCCAACCGGATCGATGTGCTGACCGACGCCGTACGGGACTTCGTCGCCGACCCGCTGCACGCGCGCATGGTCGGCGAGGGGGCGCGCGCCGCCGCGCTCGCCCGCTACGGGCTCCCACGCTTCCTGGACGACTGGGAGCGGCTGCTGAAGGAGGTGACCCGATGA
- a CDS encoding glycosyltransferase, translating to MRIAMVSEHASPLAALGGVDAGGQNVYVARLTEELARRGHDVTVYTRRDSPGLPDRVPLPGGGVVEHVPAGPPEAIPKDALFEHMSSFGAHLARVWRHERPDVVHAHFWMSGMASLLGAGPHGIPVVQTFHALGTVKRRHQGRADTSPRERVGIERQIGRTCERVLATCTDEVHELADMGVSPRQVSVVPCGVDADHFHPGADTRDAPPREQRHRLLACGRLVRRKGYDQAIRALARIPHTELLVAGGPPPDLLHTEPEAERLLKLAVEEGVGDRVRLLGAVDPRRMPALMRSADLVLCTPTYEPFGIVPLEAMACAVPVVATDVGGHRDSVADGRTGRLVPGGDPDAVAAAARDLLGSDRQRRRYGAAGRERVLARFTWRRVADGAEEVYLHVLGGSEAKPEVA from the coding sequence ATGAGGATCGCCATGGTGTCCGAGCACGCGAGCCCGCTCGCCGCGCTCGGCGGAGTCGACGCCGGTGGCCAGAACGTGTACGTCGCCCGCCTCACCGAGGAACTGGCGCGCCGCGGACACGACGTCACCGTCTACACCCGCCGTGACTCTCCCGGCCTGCCCGACCGCGTGCCGCTGCCCGGTGGCGGAGTCGTCGAGCACGTACCGGCCGGGCCGCCCGAAGCCATCCCCAAGGACGCCCTGTTCGAGCACATGTCCTCCTTCGGCGCCCACCTGGCGCGCGTCTGGCGCCACGAGCGGCCCGACGTCGTCCACGCGCACTTCTGGATGTCCGGCATGGCCTCCCTGCTCGGCGCGGGCCCGCACGGCATCCCGGTCGTCCAGACCTTCCACGCCCTCGGCACCGTCAAGCGCCGCCACCAGGGCCGGGCGGACACCAGCCCGCGTGAACGCGTCGGCATCGAGCGGCAGATCGGCCGTACCTGCGAACGCGTCCTGGCCACCTGCACCGACGAGGTGCACGAACTGGCCGACATGGGCGTCTCCCCACGTCAGGTGTCCGTGGTGCCCTGCGGCGTCGACGCCGACCACTTCCACCCCGGCGCGGACACCCGCGACGCGCCCCCGCGCGAGCAGCGGCACCGGCTGCTCGCCTGCGGCCGGCTGGTCCGCCGCAAGGGCTACGACCAGGCCATCCGCGCCCTCGCCCGGATCCCGCACACCGAACTCCTCGTCGCCGGCGGCCCGCCGCCGGACCTGCTGCACACCGAGCCCGAAGCCGAACGGCTGCTCAAACTGGCCGTGGAAGAGGGCGTCGGCGACCGGGTACGGCTGCTCGGAGCCGTCGACCCGCGGCGGATGCCCGCCCTGATGCGCAGCGCCGACCTGGTGCTGTGCACGCCCACGTACGAACCGTTCGGGATCGTGCCGCTGGAGGCGATGGCGTGCGCGGTGCCCGTCGTCGCCACCGACGTGGGCGGCCACCGCGACTCGGTGGCCGACGGGCGTACCGGCCGGCTCGTCCCGGGCGGCGACCCGGACGCCGTCGCGGCCGCCGCCCGCGACCTGCTCGGCAGCGACCGGCAGCGCCGCCGCTACGGAGCGGCCGGCCGCGAACGCGTCCTCGCCCGCTTCACCTGGCGGCGCGTCGCCGACGGCGCCGAAGAGGTCTACCTGCACGTCCTCGGCGGCAGCGAGGCGAAGCCGGAGGTGGCGTGA
- a CDS encoding SIS domain-containing protein — MSVETPAVVGHCDELLVALGQFRGSAHVTQRWGEWLAAVLGGGGRLLAAGNGGSAAQAQHLTAEIVGRYRDDRPPFSAIALHADTSSTTAIANDYGVDEVFARQVRAHGRRGDVLMLLSTSGASANLLSAADAGRAAGMRVWALTGPAPNPLSAGSDEALCVAGASTATVQELHLVAVHMVCAAFDAALERGRR, encoded by the coding sequence ATGAGTGTCGAGACACCGGCCGTCGTCGGCCACTGCGACGAACTCCTCGTCGCCCTCGGACAGTTCCGGGGCTCCGCGCACGTCACCCAGCGCTGGGGCGAATGGCTCGCCGCCGTCCTCGGCGGCGGGGGACGGCTGCTCGCCGCGGGCAACGGAGGCAGCGCCGCACAGGCCCAGCACCTCACCGCCGAGATCGTCGGCCGCTACCGCGACGACCGCCCGCCGTTCTCCGCGATCGCGCTGCACGCCGACACCTCCAGCACGACCGCCATCGCCAACGACTACGGCGTCGACGAGGTGTTCGCCCGCCAGGTGCGCGCCCACGGCCGCCGCGGCGACGTGCTGATGCTGCTGTCCACCAGCGGTGCCAGCGCCAACCTGCTCTCCGCGGCCGACGCGGGGCGCGCCGCGGGTATGCGGGTGTGGGCGCTGACCGGCCCCGCGCCCAACCCGCTCAGCGCGGGCAGCGACGAGGCGCTGTGCGTGGCCGGGGCCTCCACGGCCACCGTGCAGGAACTCCACCTGGTCGCCGTGCACATGGTCTGCGCGGCCTTCGACGCGGCCCTCGAGCGGGGCAGGAGGTGA
- the rfaE2 gene encoding D-glycero-beta-D-manno-heptose 1-phosphate adenylyltransferase, producing the protein MTGKAPLVVVGDALLDRDLTGHADRLAPDAPVPVVADCAERTRPGGAALAAYLAARDGRDVTLVTGLDDGPASRELRRLLEPWLTVVALPTTGGLPEKTRVLAQGRPVVRLDRGSGRVREATDEARAVLRDASAVLVSDYGRGAADALRDELARRPPVVWDPHPRGGPPVPGTRLVTPARSEAHHFAAALAEEAGDAEGGAGARASGSELRTVAHEASALVRHWRVAAVTVTLGARGALLSYGEHPLLVPVTAAHHGDPCGAGDRFAGAAAGLLADGALVGEAVEGAVTAATAFVGAGGAAGLLGPPHADGAPGGGDPAGLIARVRATGGTVVAAGGCFDLLHAGHVGLLQAARRIGDCLVVCVNSDSSVRRRKGGSRPVNPLADRVRVLRALACVDAVAVFDEDTPERLLAELRPDVWVKGGDYAGAELPEAVLLEEWGGQAVLLPYLDGRSSTTLMARAAEGAR; encoded by the coding sequence ATGACGGGCAAGGCACCCCTCGTCGTGGTCGGCGACGCCCTGCTGGACCGCGACCTGACCGGTCACGCGGACCGGCTCGCACCCGACGCGCCCGTGCCGGTCGTCGCCGACTGCGCGGAGCGGACACGGCCGGGCGGCGCCGCACTCGCCGCGTACCTCGCCGCCCGCGACGGCCGCGACGTCACCCTCGTCACCGGCCTGGACGACGGCCCGGCGAGCCGCGAGCTGCGCCGGCTCCTCGAACCCTGGCTGACCGTGGTCGCCCTGCCGACGACCGGCGGGCTGCCCGAGAAGACCCGGGTACTGGCCCAGGGCCGCCCGGTCGTCCGCCTCGACCGGGGCAGCGGCCGCGTCCGCGAGGCCACCGACGAGGCCCGCGCGGTGCTGCGAGACGCATCCGCCGTTCTGGTCTCCGACTACGGCCGCGGCGCCGCGGACGCCCTGCGCGACGAGCTGGCGCGGCGGCCCCCCGTCGTCTGGGACCCCCACCCGCGCGGCGGCCCCCCGGTACCGGGCACGCGCCTGGTCACCCCGGCCCGCTCGGAGGCCCACCACTTCGCGGCGGCGCTGGCCGAGGAGGCCGGGGACGCGGAAGGGGGCGCGGGGGCCCGTGCGTCCGGCAGCGAACTGCGCACCGTCGCCCACGAGGCGTCCGCGCTCGTACGGCACTGGCGGGTCGCCGCCGTCACGGTGACCCTGGGAGCGCGCGGGGCCCTGCTGTCGTACGGCGAACATCCGCTGCTGGTGCCCGTGACCGCCGCCCACCACGGCGACCCCTGCGGCGCCGGCGACCGGTTCGCCGGCGCGGCGGCCGGACTGCTCGCCGACGGCGCGCTCGTCGGTGAGGCGGTGGAGGGCGCCGTCACCGCGGCGACCGCCTTCGTGGGAGCGGGCGGGGCCGCCGGACTGCTCGGCCCCCCGCACGCCGACGGCGCGCCCGGGGGCGGCGATCCCGCCGGCCTGATCGCCCGCGTCCGGGCGACCGGCGGCACCGTCGTCGCCGCGGGCGGCTGCTTCGACCTGCTGCACGCCGGCCATGTGGGCCTCCTCCAGGCCGCCCGGCGGATCGGCGACTGCCTGGTCGTGTGCGTCAACTCCGACTCCTCCGTACGGCGCCGCAAGGGCGGGAGCCGCCCGGTCAACCCGCTCGCCGACCGCGTGCGCGTCCTGCGCGCCCTCGCCTGCGTCGACGCCGTGGCCGTCTTCGACGAGGACACCCCCGAACGCCTCCTGGCCGAACTGCGCCCCGACGTCTGGGTCAAGGGCGGCGACTACGCCGGCGCCGAACTCCCCGAAGCGGTCCTGCTGGAGGAGTGGGGCGGCCAGGCCGTCCTCCTGCCCTACCTCGACGGCCGCTCCTCCACGACCCTGATGGCCAGGGCGGCGGAGGGAGCACGGTGA
- a CDS encoding glycosyltransferase family 9 protein: MSGTEHTQGLPHPQSGPPATHGAARTETGGEDGTARPPTAAGAGRPPTRRLLVLRALGLGDLLAGVPALRGLRRGFPHHEIVLAAPAELAPVAAASGAVDRLLPASAPGRAVPSALDWTGPAPDVAVDLHGNGPPSHRLLADLAPGRLFAFAHPQTPSIDGPPWYADEHERDRWCRLLRWYGVDADPADLRLPRAAGLSPAPGAVVVHPGAGSPARCWPVERFAAVAEELRARGHRVVVTGGADEGDLVATLAKRAGLPDTDVFGGGLPFERFSALVADARAVLSGDTGIAHLAVAHGTPSVTLCGPVPPGRWGPPPDDPRHRALWHGPEGDPHGRRPDPALLRIGTEEVLDALDALPEPSN; this comes from the coding sequence GTGAGCGGCACCGAGCACACGCAGGGCCTGCCCCACCCGCAATCCGGCCCGCCCGCCACGCACGGCGCCGCTCGCACGGAGACCGGCGGCGAGGACGGCACCGCGCGTCCGCCGACCGCGGCCGGCGCCGGGCGACCCCCCACTCGTCGCCTGTTGGTGTTGCGTGCGCTCGGGCTCGGGGATCTGCTGGCCGGGGTTCCGGCCCTGCGCGGACTGCGGCGGGGCTTTCCCCACCACGAGATCGTCCTGGCCGCGCCGGCCGAACTGGCTCCCGTGGCGGCCGCGTCGGGGGCCGTCGACCGGCTGCTGCCCGCCTCGGCGCCCGGACGGGCCGTACCGTCCGCGCTGGACTGGACCGGGCCGGCCCCGGACGTCGCCGTCGACCTGCACGGCAACGGGCCGCCCAGCCACCGGCTGCTCGCGGACCTCGCACCCGGGCGGCTGTTCGCCTTCGCGCATCCGCAGACGCCCAGCATCGACGGACCGCCGTGGTACGCCGACGAGCACGAGCGGGACCGCTGGTGCCGGCTGCTGCGCTGGTACGGCGTCGACGCCGACCCCGCCGACCTGCGTCTGCCCCGGGCCGCCGGGCTCTCACCGGCCCCCGGCGCTGTCGTCGTGCACCCCGGCGCCGGGTCCCCCGCCCGCTGCTGGCCCGTCGAACGCTTCGCCGCCGTCGCCGAGGAGCTGCGCGCCCGCGGGCACCGGGTCGTGGTCACCGGGGGAGCGGACGAGGGCGATCTCGTCGCCACCCTGGCCAAGCGGGCCGGACTGCCCGACACCGACGTCTTCGGCGGTGGCCTGCCCTTCGAGCGGTTCTCGGCGCTGGTCGCGGACGCCCGCGCCGTCCTCAGCGGCGACACCGGCATCGCGCACCTCGCCGTCGCCCACGGCACGCCGTCGGTGACGCTGTGCGGCCCGGTCCCGCCCGGCCGCTGGGGCCCGCCCCCGGACGACCCCCGCCACCGAGCCCTGTGGCACGGCCCGGAGGGCGACCCGCACGGCCGCCGCCCCGATCCCGCGCTGCTGAGGATCGGCACCGAAGAGGTCCTGGACGCCCTCGACGCGCTCCCCGAGCCGTCGAACTGA
- a CDS encoding glycosyltransferase gives MEHSPVGVVIATRNRSGRLAVTLRHLLALPERPEIVVVDNASTDDTRALLARDFPEVRVLALPANRGALARTEGVRALATPYVAFSDDDSWWAPGALARAARLFDGHPRLGLLAAHTLVGPEEEPDPLNKVLADSPLGPATDLPGTQVLGFLACAGVTRRTAYLDAGGFHPVLFFGGEETLLAYDLAALGWGVTHCPDVIAHHHPAPAPRTGRPAVQRRNELLTTWLRRPLPYALARTRALTAEARHDPHARSALRGTLARLPGALRARRPLPPHVERAARLLDEDTGGSP, from the coding sequence ATGGAACACTCACCCGTCGGCGTCGTCATCGCCACCCGCAACCGCTCCGGCAGGCTCGCCGTCACCCTCCGCCACCTGCTGGCCCTCCCCGAGCGGCCCGAGATCGTCGTCGTCGACAACGCCTCCACCGACGACACCCGCGCCCTGCTCGCCCGCGACTTCCCCGAGGTCCGGGTGCTGGCCCTGCCCGCGAACCGGGGGGCCCTCGCCCGTACCGAAGGCGTCCGCGCCCTCGCCACCCCCTACGTGGCCTTCAGCGACGACGACTCCTGGTGGGCGCCCGGCGCGCTGGCGAGGGCCGCCCGGCTCTTCGACGGCCACCCGCGGCTCGGCCTGCTCGCCGCCCACACCCTCGTCGGCCCCGAGGAGGAACCCGACCCGCTGAACAAGGTCCTCGCCGACTCACCCCTGGGCCCCGCCACCGACCTGCCCGGCACCCAGGTCCTCGGCTTCCTCGCCTGCGCCGGCGTCACCCGGCGCACCGCCTACCTCGACGCGGGCGGCTTCCACCCGGTGCTGTTCTTCGGCGGCGAGGAGACACTCCTCGCCTACGACCTCGCAGCCCTCGGCTGGGGCGTCACCCACTGCCCCGACGTTATCGCCCACCACCACCCGGCGCCCGCCCCGCGCACCGGCCGCCCGGCGGTGCAGCGCCGCAACGAACTGCTCACCACCTGGCTGCGCCGCCCCCTGCCGTACGCCCTCGCCCGCACCCGCGCGCTGACCGCCGAGGCCCGCCACGACCCGCACGCCCGGAGCGCCCTGCGCGGGACGCTCGCCCGCCTGCCGGGCGCCCTGCGCGCCCGCCGCCCGCTGCCCCCGCACGTCGAGCGCGCCGCCCGACTGCTGGACGAGGACACCGGAGGCAGCCCATGA
- a CDS encoding glycosyltransferase — MTDPRTTVVVITHNRRPELLRTLDRLAELPEQPEVIVTDNGSTDGTSAAVARHHPRVRLLRPGRNLGAVGRNLAVRRVRTPYVAFCDDDSWWAPGALSGAADLLDRHAALGAVTARILVEPGGTEDPIVAELRDSPVPGPRWLPGPALGSFLAAATVLRTDAFRRAGGFHPRLWLGGEEELLAADLAADGWWLTYAEELTIHHHPSQARDSTRRRRDGIRNTLWFTWLRRPARPALRRTLYLARTVPRDTASLRAFAEAAAALPWLLRERRVLPPEVEHRLSLLEGSQRRSTARCYTG; from the coding sequence ATGACAGACCCCCGCACCACCGTCGTGGTCATCACCCACAACCGGCGCCCCGAACTCCTGCGCACCCTCGACCGGCTCGCCGAACTGCCCGAGCAGCCCGAGGTGATCGTCACCGACAACGGCTCCACCGACGGCACCTCCGCCGCGGTGGCCCGCCACCACCCGCGGGTACGTCTGCTGCGCCCCGGCCGGAACCTGGGCGCCGTCGGCCGCAACCTGGCCGTGCGCCGGGTCCGCACCCCGTACGTGGCCTTCTGCGACGACGACTCCTGGTGGGCGCCCGGCGCGCTGTCCGGCGCCGCCGACCTGCTGGACCGGCACGCCGCGCTCGGCGCCGTCACGGCCCGCATCCTCGTCGAACCGGGCGGCACGGAGGACCCGATCGTCGCGGAACTGCGCGACTCGCCCGTCCCCGGCCCGCGCTGGCTGCCCGGCCCGGCCCTCGGCTCGTTCCTCGCCGCGGCGACGGTGCTGCGCACCGACGCGTTCCGCCGCGCGGGCGGCTTCCACCCGAGGCTCTGGCTCGGCGGCGAGGAGGAACTCCTCGCCGCGGACCTGGCGGCGGACGGCTGGTGGCTGACGTACGCCGAAGAGCTGACGATCCATCACCATCCGTCTCAGGCACGGGATTCCACGCGGCGTCGCCGGGACGGCATCCGCAACACCCTCTGGTTCACCTGGCTCAGGCGGCCGGCCCGGCCCGCCCTGCGCCGCACCCTGTACCTCGCCCGCACGGTGCCCCGCGACACGGCCTCCCTGCGTGCCTTCGCCGAGGCGGCCGCCGCCCTGCCGTGGCTCCTGCGCGAACGCCGCGTGCTGCCGCCGGAGGTGGAGCACAGGCTCAGCCTCCTGGAAGGCAGCCAGCGCCGCTCGACGGCGCGGTGCTACACCGGGTGA
- a CDS encoding DUF3040 domain-containing protein has product MSTSRLPDHEQRILDEMERALRRDRRLDRRLRTLGRSRCRPDLSRLASYAPGPWTVVVLVAVSVALMTAGIVTSVPGVIWAFAAVWPLALFSAFRLLCRSSSR; this is encoded by the coding sequence GTGTCGACAAGCCGACTCCCCGATCACGAACAGCGCATCCTCGACGAGATGGAGCGTGCCCTGCGCCGCGACCGCCGCCTGGACCGGCGGCTGCGCACGCTGGGCCGTAGCAGGTGCCGGCCCGACCTCTCCCGGCTGGCGTCCTACGCGCCCGGGCCGTGGACGGTCGTGGTGCTGGTGGCCGTCTCCGTCGCCCTCATGACGGCCGGCATCGTCACCTCGGTGCCGGGGGTGATCTGGGCGTTCGCAGCGGTCTGGCCGCTGGCGCTGTTCTCCGCCTTCCGGCTGCTGTGCCGGTCGTCGTCGCGTTGA